A stretch of the Rosa rugosa chromosome 5, drRosRugo1.1, whole genome shotgun sequence genome encodes the following:
- the LOC133711191 gene encoding non-specific lipid transfer protein GPI-anchored 1, with the protein NFDSENAASSFGQRNPKSYPPLNPIPTLSPTAQIHTSAHSFSTQHSTAPLIVYTPPPLLFIHPFNLSHNQPSFENSISQVKIITMEKMLMGLAVLAMLVWGSAGAAQTVAEKCSDKFQKVAVCLTYATGKAATPTKECCESVKGIKESEPECLCYVIEQANSGSEEIKKMGIQVAKLLELPSACNLKNASASNCPSLLGLAPNSPEAAIFTNATTSTTTTPAAATSGQSAPETASASGGVTKLGPGYAGLVVAVAVSIVFLAFPPAAGSVRL; encoded by the exons AACTTCGATTCAGAAAATGCAGCGTCGTCTTTTGGACAACGAAATCCCAAGTCATATCCACCGTTAAATCCCATACCGACGCTGAGTCCAACGGCCCAGATTCACACGTCTGCACACTCTTTTAGCACTCAACACTCAACAGCCCCATTAATTGTCTACACTCCACCTCCCCTCTTATTTATACATCCTTTTAACCTTTCCCACAATCAACCAAGCTTTGAAAATTCCATTTCCCAAGTAAAGATCATCACTATGGAGAAAATGTTGATGGGTCTGGCCGTGTTGGCGATGTTAGTGTGGGGTTCGGCCGGTGCGGCGCAGACTGTGGCGGAGAAGTGCAGCGACAAGTTCCAGAAGGTGGCGGTGTGTCTGACCTACGCGACGGGGAAAGCGGCGACGCCGACCAAGGAGTGCTGTGAGTCGGTGAAGGGGATCAAGGAGAGCGAGCCGGAGTGCTTGTGCTATGTGATTGAACAAGCCAACAGTGGGAGCGAGGAGATCAAGAAGATGGGGATTCAGGTGGCTAAGTTGCTTGAGCTCCCTTCTGCATGCAACTTGAAGAACGCCAGCGCCAGCAACTGTCCCT CGTTACTAgggctggctcccaactcaccAGAAGCTGCTATCTTCACAAATGCTACTACATCGACAACAACAACTCCTGCAGCTGCAACTTCCGGACAATCTGCGCCTGAAACGGCCTCTGCATCCGGTGGAGTGACTAAGCTTGGACCTGGTTATGCCGGTCTGGTGGTGGCCGTGGCTGTGTCCATCGTCTTCCTTGCATTCCCGCCGGCTGCTGGATCTGTGCGCCTCTGA
- the LOC133707934 gene encoding ranBP2-type zinc finger protein At1g67325 gives MSQVDNRNSSAAKRARTDGSRREDDWTCPACGNVNFSFRTTCNMRNCTQPRPADHNSKSAAKPFQAPQPYSSAPPYVGSAAPSSMYLSVPPYGSSLFNGSSIPPYDVPFSGGSAYHYNYGNRLSTGSPYRPLHLPAPTPYSSGSLIGNGGLYGIPPMMDRYGLGLPLGPGPMGPRPGFYPDDKSQKKSADATRDNDWTCPKCGNINFSFRTVCNMRKCNTPKPGSQAAKNDKSAKQKMPEGSWKCEKCNNINYPFRTKCNRQNCGEDKPTESKKSSSPAPDENDQ, from the exons ATGTCTCAG GTTGACAACAGAAATTCATCAGCAGCCAAGCGTGCTAGAACCGAcg GGAGTAGAAGGGAGGATGATTGGACCTGCCCTGCGTGTGGGAATGTGAATTTCTCGTTTAGAACAACTTGCAATATGCGTAATTGCACTCAGCCGAGGCCGGCTGATCATAACTCT AAATCGGCTGCTAAGCCTTTCCAAGCCCCACAACCTTACTCTTCTGCTCCTCCTTATGTGGGTTCTGCTGCACCCTCCTCAATGTATCTTAGTGTGCCTCCATATGGTTCTTCTCTGTTCAATGGATCATCCATTCCTCCCTATGATGTTCCGTTCTCTGGGGGATCAGCATATCATTACAACTACGGCAATCGCCTGTCTACAGGCAGCCCCTACAGACCTCTGCATTTGCCTGCACCTACGCCTTATTCTAGTGGATCCCTGATAGGAAATG GTGGATTATACGGTATTCCTCCTATGATGGATCGGTATGGCCTTGGACTTCCCCTGGGCCCTGGTCCTATG GGGCCAAGGCCAGGATTCTATCCCGACGATAAATCTCAAAAGAAGAGTGCAG ATGCCACACGCGATAATGACTGGACGTGCCCAAAATGCGGAAATATCAACTTTTCATTTAGAACTGTTTGTAACATGAGGAAGTGCAATACACCAAAACCTGGATctcag GCTGCAAAGAATGACAAAAGTGCAA AGCAAAAGATGCCGGAAGGTAGCTGGAAGTGTGAGAAATGTAATAACATAAACTATCCATTCCGAACCAAGTGTAACAGACAGAATTGTGGAGAGGACAAACCAACCGAGTCAAAGAAGTCCTCTTCACCTGCTCCAGATGAAAATGATCAG TGA